The DNA sequence TGGGATTAGTGCAAGTCCGTGTTTTACAATTACTTGGGATTAGTGCAAGTCCGTGTTTTACAATTACTTGGGATTAGTGCAAGTCCGTGTTTTCCACTTACTTGGGATTAGTGCAAATCCGTGTTTTCCACTTACTTGGGATTAGTGCAAGTCCGTGTTTTCCACTTACTTGGGATTAGTGCAAGTCCGTGTTTTCCACTTACTTGGGATTAGTGCAAGTCCGTGTTTTCCACTTACTTGGGATTAGTGCAAGTCCGTGTTTTCCACTTACTTGGGATTAGTGCAAGTCCGTGTTTTCCACTTACTTGGGATTAGTGCAAGTCCGTGTTTTCCACTTACTTGGGATTAGTGCAAGTCCGTGTTTTCCACTTACTTGGGATTAGTGCAAGTCCGTGTTTTCCACTTACTTGGGATTAGTGCAAGTCCGTGTTTTCCACTTACTTGGGATTAGTGCAAGTCCGTGTTTTACAATTACTTGGGATTAGTGCAAGTCCGTGTTTTCCACTTACTTGGGATTAGTGCAAGTCCGTGTTTTACAATTACTTGGGATTAGTGCAAGTCCGTGTTTTCCACTTACTTGGGATTAGTGCAAGTCCGTGTTTTCCACTTACTTGGGATTAGTGCAAGTCCGTGTTTTCCACTTACTTGGGATTAGTGCAAGTCCGTGTTTTACAATTACTTGGGATTAGTGCAAGTCCATGTTTTACAATTACTTGGGATTAGTGCAAGTCCGTGTTTTACAATTACTTGGGATTAGTGCAAGTCCGTGTTTTCCACTTACTTGGGATTAGTGCAAGTCCGTGTTTTCCACTGCACGCCACCGCCACATGTGTAGGAACACGTAGAGTAGTCCGCTGACCAGTTGGACCAGCCGCCATTGATAGGCCCTGATAGTCCATCATCGACACATTCGCCCGCAATGCACCACTGGGTAGACAATATTGAGATAGATTTGTGAAACGGCATTCGACTTAAACAAGGACCTGCTGCGCGCCTGGTCCAAGTCGTCATCGCTTTTTTTGGGTGGATATAaaacctttcgaaaacgatgacGCAATTTACCAAATGCGGATCAAGGCATTCGCCAACTGCTTAGGGGATGTTTAAGGATTTCTCGGATTCTGCCATTTCTTAGGGTATATAATtctaccaactgctattctaTTATAGGGGATgttaaaggatttttttagattctgttatctcttatagttaaaaaatactttgaacatacccaatgtgctatctctttggggtaagaattgctgttgatcacacccaaagtgctatcccaTAGGGTTAAATTGTGTTCATTTTGCCGACTATCACGATCatccccgtctgtttttatcggagtcccccACCTGGGATCTGTATTTGTATCACTTGCATTGATATAACTTTTACACACCTGTCGATCTCCACAGCTGGTCCCGTCAAGGGGTGCGAGGACTGTAGAAGGGCAAGTGGACCCATCACTGGAGCAGAATAGTGAGTCACAGGAGCTCTGTAATTAGATAAGGTCAATTACGCTCCAACACAAAACATGTGGTCATATTAACTTCCTTAAGGCaatcagtagcggatctacggGGTTGGGGGAGGGAGGTTTATGGGGTTTAAACCCCTCTTGATCTgcctttttattgttttcaaaattgttACGAAGGTAAAACAATGACGAAAAtctagcaaaaagctagatccgcccttAGCATAAAATAGTCatgatttgttttgataagGGTTTCTTTTGTGCTCCTTAATGCATTCGAAACTCACTTTTTTCTGTGCGCACTCCGTGTAGGCGCTACCATACTGCATCTGGCATTGCTTGTTCCGGTCGTAGATCTGTCCAGGAAGTTTGTCGTGCCAGGAAGAAGGGTAGTGGACGATATTTCCAGGCGCATCATCGAGCTCGGTACACAAATCTCCACTGGGTAAGAAATAGTAGATACAAACTATCATATCCCTCCTATCATACCTAGTATGCAAATTAACCCATATAAGGCACGAGGTTGCTTCCCATATCCTTTGTTATTTACAACCCGAGAGTAAATAATGAATAGTACTTGCTTGTTGCTCTAATGTTTCCTGCTGTTGTCGTCGTAGCTTATTGAACACGCTAATATTTGTTGTGCTAACTCGGAATACAACCAAAAGCAGGGCCGTAACATGGAAAGGGCTGACGGGAGGGGCTGGTTTCTTCTGATTTTATGTTTAATTTATACGGAAATGTCCATAAGGGGCACAACTGtgccacccccacccccccacccaccctatCTCTGCATCGTGCCCCCAttcccaatatttcgaggcttCCAAAGGCTCTGTTAAGGATTAGACTGCCATTTGGAGGTCCCTTAACAAGTGTGCTTTATTTTGTTGGCTGTCTTACTCACCTGAGTACTTCTTGTAGTTTTTCACGGCTGCATGGTGAAAACCTCAAGGCTTTAACTCCGCTACCAAGCGTGCCAGACATGAGAAACTGTCCGTCCAGACAATCGGAACGGGAGGTATCGGCATCGTGACCGACGTTAAGTCTGTGGAGTTAAAAATTGGTGATGAacatggtgatggtgacggtgatggtaaCGGTGGCGATGaacgatggcgatggcgatggcgatggcgtggtagtggttgtgatgatgatggtcgTGGTTTTGATGGTAGAGGTTGGTGATGGTAGAGGTTGGTGATGGTAGAGGTTGGTAATGGTAGAGGTTGGTGATGGTAGAGGTTGGTAATGGTAGAGGTTGGTGATGGTAGAGGTTGGTGATGGTAGAGGTTGGTAATGGTAGAAGAGGTTTGTGATGGTAGAGGTTGGTGATGGTAGAGGTTGGTAATGGTAGAGGTTGGTGATGGTAGAGGTTGGTAATGGTAGAGGTTGGTGATGGTAGAGGTTGGTGATGGTAGAGGTTGGTGATGGTAGAGGTTGGTAATGGTAGAGGTTGGTGATGGTAGAGGTTGGTGATGGTAGAGGTTGGTGATGGTAGAGGTTGGTTATGGTAGAGGTTGGTGATGGTAGAGGTTGGTGATGGTAGAGGTTGGTGATTGTAGAGGTTGGTGATGGTAGAGGTTGGTAATGGTAGAGGTTGGTGATGGTTGAGGTTGGTGATGGTAGAGGTTGGTGATGGTAGAGGTTGGTAATGGTAGAGGTTGGTGATGGTAGAGGTTGGTAATGGTAGAGGTTGGTAATGGTAGTAGTGCTGGTTAAGGTTATGGTTGTAGTTGACGATTGTGGTGGTTTTAGTGGTAACGTGAAGGTGATGTTGTGGCCCGGTAATGTTGCTTTGGCGGTAATGTTTTGctagtagtggtgatggtagtggtaattgTAATGGCTGTATTGGTAGTATTTCAGAGGTAGTGGCTGTTGGTGGCGTTTATAACGATGACAAAACTGGCATTTGTACGTGAAATTCTGAATCTTGACTGTTTTCCTACTCACGCGTGAGCAATCTCATGCGCCATGGCACTTGCTGTTTGGATGCCTGTATCTCCTACAAGCACTCTTCCTGTGCTGCTACACACAGAGCCGGCTTCTGCTAAACCTAGACCAATGAATTACAGGCAATTGTGATTGATTTTAGAAATAACAATTATTTAAGATACGTGCTCAAATCAatcgaagtttttttttcacttggtAATAGCTGTTAATGTTTGCCACCAACTTCCCTGAAGAATAATTGTAACTGATATCTTATACTCAGACTTTGTTTCTGCCTCGACTAAGAATACCATCTCCCGCCAGAAATTTAAGCTCGCTGATACGACACTATAATTCACCCTCCAAGAAGTGATTCATAAGGGCAAACGGAGCGTCTTTTgagtaaatattttttttactgcaaGTCAATCATCCactacaggcccgtacccaggagggGTGCAgagggtgcgaacgcaccccccacacacaacggccgaaggtccactttaggttctcaatagacgtgctatttgtagacaaaactataaagcataagctagatcacactggtatgtagccaaatatgacaataaacgtcccgtggagaaaGACCAAAAAGGCACAAAAGaatccctctttgttctttcggcGGTGCTCAGATTATTATCagaggtccactttttcggattccgcacccccccctccccccaaagttaaatcctgggtacgggcctgcactATAACGCTCATATTTAGCCCTTATAGTTACACATAACCCTTAAAGAGGCATTGTCACCAGTGTACTTCCGGAGGGCCAACGGAAGCCTTAACTAACAAAAGAATctttagaatccgcgctattaaacaggccatcctcTCTAAATTACCAGtcacatatttgaaaaaacttccaatagacacatcGCTTCCACTGAGTTAAAAATCTTCGGAGATTATTATGTactgaccggaagtaaactggtgtcGCTTTATAAATACTCTGATAGTAATAAGAGTAAACCATTTTTCTATACGTTATATCTCTTACCTCCAACTGTAtttctgaaaagaaaaaaaaagaagatcCAGGCTTAGCGTGACCTTAGCAAGCGCGTGCGggggattggggggggggggggggggtaggggacAGCAATGTTACATTATATTACAAAAGTGGCCTTGCGCTTGGCAAATTCGCGTGATCTTTTAGCGTGAACTCATAGCGCGAGTTCCCCACTGTTTGCCATGTCATAGCCCACTTTAGTTTGCCTGTCTAAGGGCCGACAATATCTACTTTAGCAGGGCGATCAGCTATAGCAGAACTTACGTCACTAGCACCACGACATCCGCATGCGCCGAATTGCTGTCCTCACTAGGAATGTTAGTTCCCATCCATGTCCCGAGCGCAGCTATCCGATCTCCCTTAGAAGCAGAGGAAGTGTAGCCCAGCTGAAATAGCAACATTTAGCATTATCCTAACAATAAAGTCTAGCATATTTTTGACGCTAAGGCTTCTTTGTTCTTCtaacttaaaaaaatcatgtgGAGTGTTTTAATTGAATCGCCACTCGATTAACTTTATTTAGCTATTCTCTACCACCCACCAAACTCAACCTGCATTTGATCTCTATTCTTTCTTTTGAAATTGACCaattgccccctcccccctctgcCCTTGCAgtgcattattttttctcacaTCTGCCCTCCTGAAGTGCATTATCCTACCCCTGAATTGCGCTACAGCCCCTTCCTCCCTTCCATGATGTAATGTGTATTTCTACCCTTCCGTAGACCTGTAGTTTACCATTTTTCCCCTTTTACCCGCCCTGTATCTCTTCATTCCTCCCCATCCTACTGTAGTGTATAATGTCTTCCCTTCCCCACCCCTGTAGTGTATCAATTTTCTCTCTCTTAACCCTTGTCGTCGTCCGTTTTCCTTCTCTTTTACCCCTTTAGTGCGTAATTTCTTCCCCTCCCTACCCCTGACAGGGACCTTACCCCTCCTGTGTTGAGTGTTATCCCGACCACCACTAAGTGGATCTTGATATCTCCCGCGCTGCCTCCCAGAAAGACTTGACGCGTCTAGAATTGAAGATTTGAGTGAGTCTCTATAATGaaatcagtaaaaaaaaaacagcgctTCTTGTTTTATATCCTTTTAGCTCATATCGTTCTTGTTTAGCTGAGCCGAAGCGAAAAAGCTTGGAAGGGTTAATAAATAAACCCGACGTCATATCTCCATCAGCTCACCACGTGTGCAATCATCAGCAAAACATTCGTCGTCTCATTGCCATATTTGGAAGTTATGAAATTGTCAGCAATCATATGAGTTTCCAAATACTTGTAACCAGTGCGTTTGGTCAGCGGTGCGTCTATACTTCGACGCAGGCgtgaaactgaaaaaaaaatcggcaGTTTTTTGGTGTtaccaccagcaccaaaaacacaatggaacaaaagtaaaaaacaaagaccttagaacgagacaataaAATAGTTTACaaagcaccaaaaacaaagcttttttaacgccaaggaatacccaaatAATCCTTCTCCATCAAGACGTTtctgctttttttaaatttgcttTACATCGAAATAAATTTCAAATGATAAAATGTACATGGCGTAGGCCAATCACTAAGACTGGCTTGACAGACAGACTAAGGACCCATAAATACAACAGCCTCGCTTCCAGACAAATGTTTTACCAAACAACTTGCAAGAACTCCCAACAAGGATTTCTTTATGATCTCCTTAGTAAACGTATGGAGTGCCAAAGTCACTATCTTCTTAACCCTACTTCTAACCCTACATGAAGTACTGACCTTGGGGTCAAATCTTACTAGACCCCACTGACCTTGTGGGtaaacacagggagcccaacaTCTACTAACACAGCGGTCACTTCAAAACTTTGACTATCAACCCTAAAAAAGCAATAATGGTAGAGTAGATAGTTCTGTGTGTCTTACCTGTTTCTCCAGTGACAAACTCTTCCATGACATCATGGACCGATCTTTGGTGTACCACGTGTGGTTGAGCCCGGCCTTTCTGCACATAGTGCCTTGCAAGATGGCTAGGTAAGGGTTGAATAAATAACGTGTCGTCTGGTGTGCTTATCAATCCAGCCTGAAATAAAAGGAATTGGGCATTGCTTTcagtaataaaataaaaataatatgctGTCCATTTTTAAATGGTATTGGAGATTCTGTGCCCGGGAATCGAAAAACGTGTTtattttcaagatggcggtcaCAAATATCTTGGCCAATTCCAATTCCTTGGTTTTGGCATGGGAATAGTCGTACGATGTCAAAAAGGAAGTAAAGTGATTTAGGCAGACTCTCAAATAAAGTATGCAAAAGGGAAATGGAAAGTAATAACGGAATGGCTGAGGTAGTTGAGAAAACGAAggcttaaaaaaattgttatgcTGTTTGTCTCCCCTACCAGTCCGCCATCGCTCCTCAGCGCCACCATGGAGTCTGGGTGCGAGGTCACGTGACCACTGTAGTACTCAGCCTCTCTCGGTACATCGCTGCTGGTCTTGCTTCCATCCTTGTGCACGGTGTGTACACGTGCTCGCTCGGACAAGAGGCCGTCACTCTTGGCGACTTTCAGGTGAAGGTTTTTCCCCATTGCTCGAACCTTGAAATAATGAAAGTCGGGTTCTTCGGGCCCAGTACTTCTCCGCTGCCTAGATTTCTCGTGAGGACGGAGGTTGTAGCTAAGGAAGTTACCGGATTCATCGGAAAGGAATGGATGGACGATATCGTAAGCGGGCACTGTAGTGAAATTAGAATGATAATCAGTTGGTTCTACATATTATTCCCACATGCATGaaaaataatgacaaaatCTATATATCTATAAACATTCCTGAAAGCTTTTCTTAAACTTAACGCATAACAATTTGTCAATCCTCACCTTTATTTCTCGAATCGACACTGAAAAATTTTCTTAGTTCTGCTTCCGTCATATGGTGATGAAGCTGGGTGCCCTAGTGACCGGTGACACCTTTAGCAAGCCTGCTTTTATATATAAACGTCGGTCTGGGAAGTCAGCGTGGGAGAGGtgttggggaggggaggggaggggaggggaggggaggggaggggaggggatgggaggggaggggaggggaggggaggggaggggaggggaggggatgggaggggaggATTGGCATTCGAACTGCTGAAAGAGTTTTAAGTGTCACACTTAACTCGTCTCTTTACTGGACTATAGAGTGTTTTACTTCATTCTCATGATTCTTTGGTGTATTTATGTTTTATGTCGAAGGACAAAGTGCTTTTAATACCTAAACGTAAATAGACAGAGTAATTTGAGAAAACTGAGAAGTGCAAATTGTCTACAAGGGCATACCACGAACCCCCTTTCCGAAACACGtcaaaatggcatatttcatGGTTTGAgtatgttctgatgccgaaaattttcattttaaaagatgctgataaaaaattatctggttctttttcccaggagggaccatttcttttttccccaGCCATCAGTGGTAAGGCATTTTTTTCCCAAGCCGGCAGAGGTTAGGCATTTTATCACGTGAATAATTGCCGTATAACCGACCGGAacgattttgtttttcaagcAACCGCTCCAGTgcccccaaaaatattcccagTTAAAATAAttcgactccacaaatttgcaAGCAGAACCATTTGGGACGATTTTTCACAGCAACCGAGGGGTCTAacatcttcccagccagcaaaaaaaaaaaaaaaaaaacaagatgcgGAACAGATATATTACGAAACAGATCCTTTTTGTGCCCTTGAGTCTATTAgctcaggggcggatacaggggggtggattgggtggatatccacctcCCTTTTtgagtataaaaaaaataattgaaagtcactttgaagaaaataaatgtctggacgggaggtactgtccattttccttcgcctgcttgactttgctgactcgacaaatccaattcagcgtaaagtaagatctatgtagtgccttaccaagaaccactgaatcagttataagccgtctatccaGCGAtcatccaccccccatttagaaatcctgtatccgcccctgaagATGTTGACtgaatagaaaaagaagatTATCGATAGCTTACCTTGCTTCTTGCATGGATGTGCAAAGTCAACGAGCCTACgagtatataaaaaaatttaaaaattatctACTTTCGTTTTTTTGTTACGAAATGCTTTGTAGACAAATTAAAGGAAGAAAAGAAAGGAGaagaaaaaatggaaaaacgaaaggaagaaagaaaaagcaagGAGGTAATgatacaagaaaaataaataaggagaaaagaaaaaaaaagaaaaaggaagaataaaagaaagaaaaaaaaatgtttttaacaGAAGATTTTACCTGCGATTGTCGCTACCAGCAATAGTGTTTTAGCAGCCATGGCCAGTCAAGACCCCGGGCCCTTTGAAAAAAGAGCTCACTTAGAAAGCTAGGAAAAGAGGTCTAAGGGGCTCAGCTAGCATTTGCTGGTTCCAATCTTTTCGTTTTATAATGATATTTGCTTTTACGTGGCTGTCGATGACCCAGGGCTCATTGGTCTTTGTGTTGCTCGACAGAGCAAACTCTCTGCTCGTTATTCGTTTTTCGTCTCTGCCTTATAAGGATTTGAATGCTtcaaacattttctttcttttttgttgcttttttgttAGGTAAATGGTGTTTGAATTTAAAGAAATAATGTTAACTTGTAGGCAATCTTGTTTTCCTTCCTGTCAGCTATTTTGAATAGGCCAAGGACAACATACATTTAGGTATATATTTAACATATTAAACATTTATATTTAACATATATTTCGTAGGAAGGGAAACGAGAAGTTGCACAATATCTTTGCGATTTCTAATGAAAGCAGGCTTTGGAGTTGATAAATTACACCGTTAATAAGatacttatttttattttggcatGAGTTCCCTCGACGACCATTATAGCTAATGAGATAAATGCGAAATATTTTGTCTACATAATAAAACAGTCATAACAAGTAAAGTCCACGCCTTGTCAGCAAGAGTAAACCAAtgattactgtcgaatccgttgtatcgcgacccgcgttttcaaaacacgaattggttttggttttctgttccgttagtaaaaccattctgtgCCAATCCGAGTcacgctttgtgcacttccctcgtatcctctggacgaaaaacagagagtgtcgcgacagaaagccaggcaactgcaccaGGCGaaagatggcaagaatctgattggcttagaataatttgactggcggaacagaaaacctaAAGACataaacaaatcgatgttttgaaaatgcggcgtcgcgatacaactgATTCGACAGTAATGAATGAAGTGGTTTACAAATATTGTACAATAAATGAGCACACTTTTGAATGCCTTGTGGGGAGCTCCCGTCCTAGCCGTCTAGACACGATAAGACAAATGAACAATACAATGTCAGGGCCGGGATAATATGAAGTCTATGCCAGAGAAACGAATGATCCTGCCGGAAAAACCTCCGTCTATCTTGTGTAAATTGTCTACAAGTCTGTCTCTGCTTGGGGCTGTTCATTTCTCACGAAGGATAAACTGCATTTTGGGTGCATTGTCTCATTTTTGGCATAATTGGAGTTAAACCTTTGTTATCTTTTAATTTTGTGTTGTTACTTTGAATGTTCTTTACtagattttttattattaatttattattctGTGATAGACTGCAAGTTGCCAGAAGGACAAAAAAGGAATTTAGAAAATACTCTCCAGTTTTCCTAAAAggcaaaacctttttttttaaattgaatcGGAAGTGCAAACACTGTAGCGAACAATGAGGTGATAATTAAAGAATCTATATTAGAGTCTAAATCTTGTTCACTTTTAAATAGATAGTCTGTCAGTTCCGTCCTGGAATCATTAGTCATTTAGATATGTAACTATTTGTAATAATTTTCCatcaatgataaaaatattgtGCTTTTCGAGATGTGATTAATTATCCCTTTATTTTCTCTGCCTGTGAAACTGACAATGTTTGCCGTTGAGAACATTGAGGTTACGAAGTAAAGAATTTCGAAACAAGATTTCTTTCGAAATGATTTGTAACATTTTTCTTATAGGGTTAATTTTTCACCATGCTGTTCCGTTAAAATGCCTTATGAGTTACGACACGTTGTGCTTATACGTTACTCAACGCATAAATATAGTGTATTAGTCTTTTATATACAGTTTTTAGCCCTTACTTATCTTTTCtaaatttgatttataacttatttttgttcttgttttgcTTTATAGAAAAAGGTGCGAAAATTTTAACGAAAGAATTAAAGCTTCGAAATTGATATTTGGAAAACTGATGTCAAAAAATTGCTAAGAAAATTTAACAAAAAGGTGTGAATTAAAAGGATGTTAACCGGTGGGGCTTTCTCACATGGTAGGGATCTTACCTTAACAAGCGAGATAAGAGGACTCAAGACTCAAGATGTGTCGGGGAGCTTGACTTGTGTAGCCGCGAGGAGTCGGTAAATGAAATGCGGTTGTCCTCTAGCTAAATGCGCTTTTAAAACATGGGACTTTGCTAACCGGGTGGTACAAACAGACAGAATAAGTGCCACTTGTGGAAAAACCTCATTAATGTTATAACAGTTAATATGACTTTCTGTACCGGAAGTGACAAGGATATCTACCTACTTCCAGTCTAAACAAGCTTTGAAGAGCCGACGATGTTTAAGAAAAAGTACCAATAGAGCATTACTTTAAAGTCCTCAAAGTAAATACTTGTCTTGGATTGAATGTGCTTTATTGAGTTTTAAATGGGAATCTCAAGCCGATCTTTGCATTCTGTCAACGGTATATTGAGATCATTTCTATAGCTACTTTAGTATTGAATACTAGCTCTTCATTTAAGGTCATTTAGAAGCCTAATAGTGAAGCATTACATTGGATCGTGTTTGCactgttttattacaataACGGAAATTAGTTTTGTTAAGTATAACGCGCCTCATATAAGGCTAAGAAAAAATGTTATTAGAC is a window from the Nematostella vectensis chromosome 9, jaNemVect1.1, whole genome shotgun sequence genome containing:
- the LOC5507784 gene encoding A disintegrin and metalloproteinase with thrombospondin motifs 16, producing the protein MAAKTLLLVATIAGSLTLHIHARSKGTQLHHHMTEAELRKFFSVDSRNKVPAYDIVHPFLSDESGNFLSYNLRPHEKSRQRRSTGPEEPDFHYFKVRAMGKNLHLKVAKSDGLLSERARVHTVHKDGSKTSSDVPREAEYYSGHVTSHPDSMVALRSDGGLAGLISTPDDTLFIQPLPSHLARHYVQKGRAQPHVVHQRSVHDVMEEFVTGETVSRLRRSIDAPLTKRTGYKYLETHMIADNFITSKYGNETTNVLLMIAHVTRQVFLGGSAGDIKIHLVVVGITLNTGGLGYTSSASKGDRIAALGTWMGTNIPSEDSNSAHADVVVLVTNTVGGLAEAGSVCSSTGRVLVGDTGIQTASAMAHEIAHALNVGHDADTSRSDCLDGQFLMSGTLGSGVKALRFSPCSREKLQEVLSGDLCTELDDAPGNIVHYPSSWHDKLPGQIYDRNKQCQMQYGSAYTECAQKKSSCDSLFCSSDGSTCPSTVLAPLDGTSCGDRQWCIAGECVDDGLSGPINGGWSNWSADYSTCSYTCGGGVQWKTRTCTNPKPSRGGADCVGSSKGEYRICNPEACPSGTDTQRQHQCKSVNSAYSAHYENDDLCHLYCVAGSVRYDHGIAQDGSRCKADTNIKDVCIQGKCKPVGCDGVLGSGQHVDRCGVCNGDSSTCSVVTGSYTQSCTSWGPFPGCHMFDLPAGATKVRVAKSNVDANVLGIKDSAGTYLINLPTWSTTVQAAGTKVIYRHEDHYYQDTIDIPGPTNAQLGLFMVSVTGSSQPVNWKYFIAGKTSVSSSDVQWKIGSWSACSNACGPGSQERDVACLRIDDGTYVRDSVCAGAKPVTTQDCETATCTASWYTTEWSPCSATCGKGTQSRSVICRRETFTGSMQYKTLSDSNCAENKPTVTLSQECNKVNCPAEWVPSAWSACTTTCAGGQQTRTVSCKQKDLNGVYQSLADFHCHHDTKPSVQQVCNSDIQCFHFLGCFTSSSSERPLPTSVANFRDEINWNDMSATIAKCQAAVTAEHPTWTHFGIEYYGECWSGDSSSNYSMHGQVECTSQNSYQGTGAGGVLAVYQINSSS